One region of Synergistales bacterium genomic DNA includes:
- a CDS encoding cell division protein SepF, protein MLARLLVKLGILEEIEEFEEPVEQKKSRKRRDAKPPEPQVPPEPEEVGPALVICRGDECVRRAEELVDALHQGRLVLVDLRGVARQPGQQTLDGICKAAFALKGSVTRAAPGVFLAIPDNELVEEWESGAQTRGEGGQP, encoded by the coding sequence GTGCTGGCGAGATTGCTGGTGAAACTGGGCATCCTCGAGGAGATCGAGGAGTTCGAGGAGCCCGTGGAACAGAAGAAATCGCGGAAGCGGCGCGACGCGAAGCCGCCGGAGCCGCAGGTGCCGCCGGAACCGGAGGAAGTCGGGCCTGCACTGGTGATCTGTCGCGGCGATGAGTGCGTCCGCCGGGCCGAGGAGCTTGTGGACGCCCTCCACCAGGGCCGGCTGGTCCTCGTCGACCTGCGCGGCGTGGCCCGGCAGCCGGGGCAGCAGACCCTGGACGGCATCTGCAAGGCGGCCTTCGCCCTGAAGGGTTCGGTGACCCGGGCGGCCCCGGGGGTCTTTCTGGCCATCCCGGACAACGAGCTCGTGGAGGAATGGGAGAGCGGCGCGCAGACCCGGGGAGAGGGGGGGCAACCGTGA
- a CDS encoding YggS family pyridoxal phosphate-dependent enzyme, translated as MVISVPERVEWVRERIDLACERCGRHREEITVVAASKYQSMERMQAVAEAGIRIFGENRVQEALSKQEEWSGDLPPVEWHLLGHLQRNKARKAVPSFALIQSLDSQRLADRLQQLAGEYGTVEVLVEVNTSGESAKHGIAPGESDRLFEHLLRECPGISPRGLMTVGPLTGDDAETSRAFGLLRREGERLAERFGLSLPILSMGMSGDFECAIEEGSTMVRLGSVLFGPRGG; from the coding sequence ATGGTAATATCGGTACCAGAGCGGGTGGAGTGGGTCCGCGAACGGATTGACCTTGCCTGTGAGCGTTGCGGGCGGCATCGGGAGGAGATCACCGTTGTCGCCGCCTCCAAATACCAGTCCATGGAGAGGATGCAAGCTGTCGCCGAAGCGGGGATCCGGATCTTCGGCGAGAACCGCGTGCAGGAGGCGCTGTCCAAACAGGAGGAGTGGTCCGGCGATCTTCCTCCGGTGGAGTGGCATCTTCTGGGGCATCTCCAGCGGAACAAGGCCAGGAAGGCGGTGCCCTCCTTCGCACTCATCCAGAGCCTGGACTCGCAGCGGCTCGCCGACAGGCTGCAGCAGCTGGCCGGGGAATACGGGACGGTGGAGGTTCTGGTGGAGGTGAATACAAGCGGGGAATCGGCGAAGCACGGGATAGCGCCCGGGGAGTCCGACAGGCTCTTCGAGCATCTCCTCCGGGAGTGCCCGGGGATTTCCCCGCGCGGACTGATGACCGTAGGGCCCCTGACAGGGGACGACGCCGAGACATCCCGGGCCTTCGGGCTTCTCCGCAGGGAAGGAGAGCGGCTGGCGGAACGCTTCGGCCTCTCCCTGCCGATCCTCTCCATGGGGATGAGCGGCGACTTCGAGTGCGCCATCGAGGAGGGGAGTACCATGGTCAGGTTGGGAAGCGTTCTATTCGGACCACGGGGAGGATAA
- a CDS encoding glutamine synthetase III — protein MTERPSASFATYVFHRRAMGERLPKEVYEKLIAATEGKENLDSSIAGIVAAAMKEWAIGKGATHYTHWFHPRTEMTAEKHMAFLNLDDQGFPLESFSASELIQSEPDASSLPSGGMRSTFEARGYTAWDPTSPAFVIQSERGGTLCIPSIFLSYDGTPLDMKTPLIKSITALEDRAYRLLKLFGNRGVKRVHATVGAEQEYFLVAEELAQQRPDLIYCGRTVLGSPPPKGQQMEDHYFGSIHPRVLTFMEECEQELSKLGIVIRTRHNEVAPGQFEFAPHFAEANLACDQNQIMMTTMRKIARNHGFRLLLHEKPFSELNGSGKHINFSLQDSEGRNILQPPVGNNQKKSLQFLSFVAALALGLARYGGLLRASIATPGNMHRLGGNEAPPAIMSLYLGELITGLLEEIEGGVPEDFSLWKDLDHGLKQLPAIRMENTDRNRTAPIAFTGNKFEFRAPGAPQSISGPLLVLFAIWSWGIEEITRRIEAQSEQMEIQEATLEALRYATQESRNVRFEGNCYTPEWVEEATRRGLPIAQTTPEGLQLYVEPQNRQLLVDMGIMTDREIFSFYETRLEQYATILEIDMNVLASMVREQILPSLSRHLLEESQLLQQLPHEAPKEVGKAALKRKASLREELLDQVDSLDSLRERCEGLGLQEKAEELTLQALPVMEHISSLCRNCEELVPGSSWPFPRKRDLVTMR, from the coding sequence ATGACGGAACGACCATCGGCAAGCTTTGCGACCTATGTATTCCACAGACGGGCAATGGGCGAACGCCTCCCCAAGGAGGTCTACGAAAAGCTGATCGCTGCCACGGAAGGAAAGGAGAATCTGGACAGCTCTATCGCCGGCATCGTCGCTGCGGCGATGAAGGAATGGGCCATCGGCAAGGGGGCCACCCACTACACCCACTGGTTCCATCCGCGCACGGAGATGACCGCCGAGAAGCACATGGCCTTCCTCAACCTGGACGATCAGGGCTTCCCCCTGGAGTCCTTCTCCGCGTCGGAGCTCATCCAGAGCGAACCCGACGCCTCGTCGCTGCCCTCGGGCGGCATGCGCTCCACCTTCGAGGCCAGGGGCTACACCGCCTGGGATCCCACCAGTCCCGCCTTCGTGATCCAGAGCGAACGGGGCGGCACCCTCTGCATCCCCTCGATCTTCCTCTCCTACGACGGCACGCCGCTGGACATGAAGACCCCGCTGATCAAGTCTATCACGGCCCTGGAGGACCGAGCCTACAGACTCCTCAAGCTCTTCGGCAACAGGGGCGTCAAGCGGGTGCACGCCACGGTGGGGGCGGAGCAGGAGTACTTCCTGGTGGCCGAGGAGCTGGCCCAGCAGCGCCCCGACCTCATCTACTGCGGCCGCACCGTTCTGGGCTCTCCGCCGCCGAAGGGCCAGCAGATGGAGGACCACTACTTCGGCTCCATCCACCCCAGGGTGCTGACCTTCATGGAGGAGTGCGAGCAGGAGCTGTCCAAACTGGGGATCGTCATCCGGACCAGACACAACGAGGTGGCCCCGGGACAGTTCGAGTTCGCCCCCCATTTCGCCGAGGCGAACCTGGCCTGTGACCAGAACCAGATCATGATGACCACCATGCGCAAGATCGCCCGGAACCACGGTTTCCGGCTGCTGCTGCACGAGAAGCCCTTCAGCGAGCTCAACGGGAGCGGCAAGCACATCAACTTCTCGCTCCAGGACAGCGAGGGGCGGAACATCCTCCAGCCGCCGGTGGGGAACAACCAGAAGAAGAGCCTCCAGTTCCTCTCCTTCGTGGCCGCCCTGGCCCTGGGGCTCGCCCGGTACGGAGGGCTGCTGCGGGCTTCCATCGCCACTCCGGGCAACATGCACCGTCTCGGCGGCAACGAGGCGCCCCCGGCGATCATGAGCCTCTACCTGGGCGAGCTGATCACCGGTCTCCTGGAGGAGATCGAAGGGGGTGTCCCCGAGGACTTCTCGCTGTGGAAGGATCTCGACCACGGCCTCAAACAGCTCCCGGCGATCCGGATGGAGAACACCGACCGGAACCGCACGGCGCCAATCGCCTTCACGGGCAACAAGTTCGAGTTCCGCGCCCCCGGCGCACCCCAGTCGATCTCCGGGCCGCTGCTGGTGCTCTTCGCCATCTGGTCCTGGGGGATCGAGGAGATCACCCGGCGGATCGAAGCGCAGTCGGAGCAGATGGAGATCCAGGAGGCCACCCTGGAAGCGCTGCGCTACGCCACCCAGGAGAGCCGCAACGTCCGGTTCGAGGGCAACTGCTACACGCCGGAGTGGGTGGAGGAGGCGACGCGACGGGGCCTCCCCATCGCCCAGACCACCCCGGAGGGACTCCAGCTCTACGTGGAGCCCCAGAACCGCCAGCTGCTGGTGGACATGGGGATCATGACGGACCGGGAGATCTTCTCGTTCTACGAGACCCGGCTGGAGCAGTACGCCACGATCCTGGAGATCGACATGAACGTCCTCGCCTCGATGGTGCGGGAACAGATCCTGCCGTCGCTGTCGCGGCATCTGCTGGAGGAATCGCAGCTGCTGCAGCAGCTGCCCCACGAGGCCCCCAAGGAGGTGGGCAAGGCGGCGCTGAAACGGAAGGCCTCGCTGCGGGAGGAGCTGCTCGATCAGGTGGACTCCCTGGACTCCCTCCGCGAACGCTGCGAGGGACTCGGCCTGCAGGAGAAGGCCGAAGAGCTGACCCTGCAGGCGCTGCCGGTGATGGAACACATCAGCAGCCTCTGCCGGAACTGCGAGGAGCTGGTCCCCGGCTCCTCCTGGCCCTTCCCCCGCAAGCGGGATCTGGTGACGATGCGCTAG
- the gspG gene encoding type II secretion system major pseudopilin GspG: MHQRSRRRGFTLVEIMVVVVIMGLLAALVVPRIVGRGEEAKRTAAEMQLKEIEQSLDLFKLDNGFYPSTEQGLEALVSKPDLPPEPNNYPDGGYMKKTPTDPWGNPYVYRNPGEHGDYDLFSYGPDGEEGGEGDNADVTNW, translated from the coding sequence ATGCACCAGCGTAGCCGACGCAGAGGCTTTACCCTTGTGGAAATCATGGTTGTGGTCGTCATCATGGGACTCCTGGCGGCCCTTGTGGTCCCGCGGATTGTCGGCCGCGGCGAGGAGGCGAAACGCACGGCCGCGGAGATGCAGCTGAAGGAGATCGAGCAGAGCCTGGATCTCTTCAAGCTGGACAACGGCTTCTATCCCAGCACCGAGCAGGGGCTGGAGGCTTTGGTCTCCAAACCCGATCTGCCCCCCGAGCCGAACAACTACCCCGACGGGGGATATATGAAAAAGACCCCCACCGACCCCTGGGGCAACCCCTATGTCTACCGGAACCCCGGGGAGCATGGGGACTACGATCTCTTCTCCTACGGGCCCGACGGTGAAGAGGGGGGCGAAGGGGACAACGCCGACGTCACCAACTGGTAG
- a CDS encoding type II secretion system F family protein translates to MQTGYAEAASQSALVQQLEARGLIVVEAREEQQQTRRRLKPLSLEGHSFFCTSLVGYLKGGLTLLDALNLLGKQSPDKRLRTAYIGLYESVQEGRKLSAAMRELGIFRDGLVGMVESGEQSGSLVQILERAGELYHLELGLRRKVEGALTYPLIMLVVGLGVVVFLLSYVVPKLTTLFEDMGQALPLPTRILLVISDTVRAGLIPALVVLLLLFFYRKRRKGGKRRVLPFLRRLRERITISLIFSHLSTLLEAGIPLVQGLRLVAAMDPNRQRWEAIEEQVRKGYRFASALEQQGEFQEDVVYMIRVGEFGGDLEGALRRTGENNWAMAQSRMERLANLVEPAIVLFLGSVVGFVVLAVLLPIFDISSLVR, encoded by the coding sequence ATGCAGACCGGCTATGCCGAGGCCGCCTCGCAGTCGGCGCTGGTCCAGCAGCTGGAAGCCAGGGGACTCATCGTGGTGGAGGCCCGGGAGGAGCAGCAGCAGACCCGACGGCGCCTCAAGCCGCTCTCTCTGGAGGGGCACAGCTTCTTCTGCACCAGCCTGGTGGGCTACCTCAAGGGCGGCCTGACGCTGCTGGATGCGCTGAATCTGCTGGGCAAGCAGTCGCCGGACAAACGGCTGCGCACGGCCTACATCGGTCTCTACGAATCGGTGCAGGAGGGGCGCAAGCTCTCGGCGGCCATGCGGGAGCTGGGCATCTTCCGGGACGGTCTGGTGGGCATGGTGGAGTCCGGCGAGCAGAGCGGATCGCTGGTGCAGATCCTGGAGCGTGCCGGGGAGCTCTACCATCTCGAGCTGGGGCTGCGGCGGAAGGTGGAAGGGGCGCTGACCTACCCGCTGATCATGCTGGTGGTCGGTCTGGGGGTGGTGGTCTTCCTGCTTTCCTATGTGGTGCCCAAACTGACCACCCTCTTCGAGGACATGGGGCAGGCCCTGCCGCTGCCCACCCGGATCCTGCTGGTGATCTCCGATACCGTACGAGCCGGGCTGATCCCGGCCCTCGTCGTCCTGTTGCTGCTGTTTTTCTACCGGAAACGCAGGAAGGGGGGCAAACGCCGGGTGCTGCCCTTCCTGCGTCGCCTGCGGGAGCGGATCACCATCTCGCTGATCTTCTCCCATCTGTCCACGCTGCTGGAGGCGGGGATCCCTCTGGTCCAGGGTCTGCGGCTGGTGGCCGCCATGGATCCCAACCGGCAGCGCTGGGAGGCCATCGAGGAGCAGGTCCGCAAGGGCTACCGCTTCGCCTCGGCGCTGGAGCAGCAGGGCGAGTTTCAGGAGGATGTGGTCTACATGATCCGCGTCGGCGAGTTCGGCGGGGACCTGGAGGGCGCCCTCCGCCGGACCGGCGAGAACAACTGGGCCATGGCCCAGTCCCGCATGGAGCGGCTGGCCAACCTGGTGGAGCCCGCCATCGTCCTCTTTCTGGGATCGGTGGTGGGTTTTGTGGTGCTGGCGGTGCTCCTGCCGATCTTCGATATCTCGAGTCTTGTGCGATAA